One region of Vitis vinifera cultivar Pinot Noir 40024 chromosome 1, ASM3070453v1 genomic DNA includes:
- the LOC104880055 gene encoding uncharacterized protein LOC104880055, producing METTHRCKHLVTKLWIPDYDLDGYSASTSSSSVRVDLTILWQLEHQWMNLASDGAASIISRCVVHSLALQLPLLDYQVFMSDHTSHQMLSGVLSSMGVDPNLHDRIIVKIVAFARSIQNLVSHMDAGMVFPLHSRIRLVTMHVRNERVLIDLATRESMIENEGRGNGMIPATEISIKTLKTETILEGESCMICLEELGGGSEVTVMPCSHVFHGSCIIRWLKQSHVCPICRFEMPTCSQ from the coding sequence ATGGAAACCACTCATCGCTGCAAGCACTTGGTAACAAAATTATGGATACCTGACTATGATCTTGATGGCTACTCTGCTTCCACATCGTCTTCATCTGTTCGAGTTGACTTGACAATTTTATGGCAATTGGAGCATCAATGGATGAACCTAGCATCCGATGGGGCTGCATCTATTATCAGCAGATGTGTTGTTCATAGCTTGGCTTTACAACTGCCCTTACTTGATTATCAGGTCTTCATGTCCGACCACACCTCTCACCAAATGTTGTCTGGCGTGTTGTCGTCTATGGGAGTGGACCCAAATTTACATGATCGTATAATTGTCAAAATAGTTGCGTTTGCACGAAGCATCCAAAACTTGGTATCCCACATGGATGCAGGCATGGTATTTCCACTACATTCTAGAATAAGATTGGTAACTATGCATGTTCGCAATGAGCGGGTGTTGATTGATTTGGCTACTAGGGAATCAATGATAGAAAATGAGGGCAGAGGAAACGGGATGATTCCGGCAACTGAAATCTCAATCAAGACACTCAAGACGGAGACAATATTAGAGGGTGAAAGCTGTATGATATGTTTGGAAGAGTTGGGCGGTGGGTCGGAAGTGACAGTCATGCCATGTTCTCACGTCTTTCATGGTTCATGTATAATAAGGTGGCTGAAGCAGAGCCATGTATGCCCCATCTGTCGCTTTGAGATGCCTACTTGCAGTCAGTAA